From a single Opitutaceae bacterium genomic region:
- a CDS encoding NAD(P)H-binding protein, which produces MKKVCIVGVSGKLGRYMVQHALDRGYEVVGVCREKSVGKLAAFRDRITVFTGATDDPEVIRKAVDGCDGVLTVLVPWGVNHYAAGTAQAVLDHARPGARLVFSCGWHISRDGQDVYSRKLKIFVKVFGWIAKRIRFADLDDQVEACRRVFASKTRWTVVRASDLEEGESEGLPVWSRHVGDPVLESNRTRRIDFALFMVEALTNDALIQEAPAIVGCRTPSALAHAGEVRTTPGSPER; this is translated from the coding sequence ATGAAGAAGGTCTGCATCGTGGGTGTTTCGGGAAAACTCGGTCGCTACATGGTGCAGCACGCGCTGGACCGGGGCTACGAGGTCGTTGGCGTCTGCCGGGAAAAGAGCGTCGGAAAACTCGCTGCGTTCCGGGATCGGATCACCGTCTTCACCGGGGCGACGGACGACCCCGAGGTCATCCGCAAAGCGGTCGATGGGTGTGACGGTGTCCTGACCGTGCTTGTTCCCTGGGGGGTGAACCACTATGCAGCCGGGACGGCCCAGGCGGTCCTCGATCACGCGCGCCCTGGTGCTCGCCTGGTCTTTTCGTGCGGCTGGCATATCAGCCGCGACGGGCAGGATGTCTATTCGCGAAAGCTCAAGATCTTTGTCAAGGTTTTCGGCTGGATCGCCAAGCGTATCCGTTTTGCGGATCTGGACGATCAGGTGGAGGCCTGCCGGCGGGTCTTTGCCAGCAAGACCCGGTGGACGGTCGTGCGTGCCAGCGACCTGGAGGAAGGCGAAAGCGAGGGACTGCCCGTGTGGAGTCGACACGTCGGAGATCCCGTTCTTGAAAGCAACCGGACGCGACGCATTGACTTTGCCCTGTTCATGGTCGAGGCGCTCACCAATGACGCGCTCATCCAGGAGGCCCCGGCCATTGTCGGGTGCCGGACTCCGTCGGCCCTCGCCCATGCTGGCGAGGTGCGAACGACACCAGGAAGCCCCGAGAGGTAA
- a CDS encoding alpha/beta hydrolase, with amino-acid sequence MMKLVAVVVLISAAVLISGAVVVGGRLVSPHRLEIGPPPVDFPSHELILQNDSGSEIRGWVHMIPEPTGTLLLLHGIRSDRRSMLGRARFLSAAGFNTVVIDLRAHGESGGNQITFGKLEALDVSSVLRFIRSEFPRDPIGIIGCSLGGAAAILSESEVEVAALVVEATFTSIEMATNNRMKIKLGPGGSVLTPLLTVQFRFRLGFEPEEVSPLARISSVAAPILIINGSEDGRTTPAEAQALFDAASGHKELWIVEGAGHVDLHRFAQDEYERRVLGFLRAHMLGAGSRTR; translated from the coding sequence ATGATGAAATTGGTGGCTGTTGTTGTTCTTATCTCTGCCGCCGTGTTGATTTCGGGGGCCGTCGTGGTTGGGGGCCGCCTCGTCTCTCCGCACAGGTTGGAAATAGGCCCTCCGCCTGTCGATTTTCCATCGCATGAATTGATCCTACAGAATGATTCGGGCTCTGAAATACGTGGCTGGGTCCACATGATTCCGGAGCCAACTGGAACCCTGCTGCTCCTTCACGGCATTCGTTCGGATCGACGGAGCATGCTTGGAAGGGCGAGGTTCCTCTCTGCGGCGGGTTTCAATACGGTTGTCATCGACCTTCGGGCTCATGGAGAAAGCGGAGGGAATCAAATCACGTTTGGAAAACTGGAAGCATTGGATGTATCCTCCGTCCTGCGATTCATCCGGTCGGAGTTCCCGAGAGATCCGATCGGAATCATCGGGTGTTCGCTTGGTGGCGCGGCGGCCATTCTCTCGGAGAGCGAAGTGGAGGTTGCCGCCCTGGTCGTTGAAGCGACTTTCACCAGCATTGAAATGGCCACAAACAACCGAATGAAGATCAAACTGGGACCGGGGGGCTCGGTGCTGACTCCGTTATTGACCGTCCAGTTCAGGTTTCGCTTGGGATTTGAACCGGAGGAAGTCAGTCCTTTGGCTCGAATTTCCAGCGTTGCGGCGCCCATTTTGATCATCAACGGATCGGAGGACGGGAGGACGACTCCCGCTGAAGCCCAAGCGCTGTTCGACGCTGCGTCAGGTCACAAGGAATTGTGGATCGTCGAAGGCGCCGGCCATGTCGACCTGCACCGCTTCGCACAGGATGAATACGAGCGCCGGGTGCTCGGGTTTCTGCGCGCGCATATGTTGGGAGCCGGCAGCAGAACTCGGTGA
- a CDS encoding antitoxin MazE family protein: MAKKETAERMNDYRARLRSQGLRPVQIWVPDQRSPGFEEKLKQQVRNLDPEDEQETLHFLEQAADWPEE; the protein is encoded by the coding sequence ATGGCAAAGAAGGAAACAGCCGAGCGGATGAACGACTATCGGGCTCGATTGCGCAGTCAGGGACTGCGACCAGTTCAGATCTGGGTCCCAGATCAAAGATCTCCGGGATTTGAGGAGAAGCTGAAGCAGCAGGTGCGCAATCTGGACCCGGAAGATGAACAGGAGACCCTTCACTTTCTTGAACAGGCGGCGGACTGGCCTGAAGAATGA
- a CDS encoding cupin domain-containing protein, with protein MKKGQTTPARKPDGRRPVLLRRSAWASNDQIWKGRFEGKDIDTGITVLFYATDEIGEGPRWHVHPYDEVFIIRAGRALFTIGDEKIEAATGDILLGPAEVPHKYHNLGPGRLETTDIHQSKSWIQTDLEDPELEA; from the coding sequence GTGAAGAAAGGACAGACAACACCTGCCCGCAAGCCCGATGGTCGCAGACCTGTTCTGCTTCGTCGTTCCGCCTGGGCCTCAAACGATCAGATCTGGAAAGGCCGATTCGAGGGCAAGGACATCGATACGGGAATCACGGTGCTGTTCTACGCTACCGATGAGATCGGTGAAGGCCCCCGCTGGCATGTTCACCCGTACGACGAGGTCTTCATTATTCGTGCCGGGCGCGCACTCTTCACGATAGGAGACGAAAAAATCGAGGCGGCCACCGGAGATATTCTTCTCGGTCCGGCGGAGGTTCCCCACAAGTACCACAATCTCGGGCCGGGCAGGCTCGAAACAACCGACATCCATCAATCGAAGAGTTGGATACAGACCGATTTGGAGGATCCCGAACTTGAGGCATAG
- a CDS encoding type II toxin-antitoxin system PemK/MazF family toxin, whose amino-acid sequence MKRGEIFSVSAPGDFGKPRPAVIVQTDALNQRDFASVIICPFTGTVREAPLFRILVNPTPENGLSKPSQIMVDKVQAVALKRIGQRIGSITDEQTLQLNRTLAFVVGIG is encoded by the coding sequence ATGAAGCGCGGGGAGATCTTTTCCGTCTCGGCTCCTGGCGATTTCGGCAAACCCCGCCCAGCGGTGATCGTGCAGACTGATGCGCTGAATCAACGCGACTTCGCCAGCGTCATCATATGCCCGTTCACGGGCACAGTCCGGGAAGCTCCCCTATTCAGAATTCTGGTGAACCCGACCCCGGAAAACGGCCTTTCGAAACCATCTCAGATCATGGTCGACAAGGTCCAAGCGGTCGCATTGAAGCGGATCGGACAACGGATCGGCTCGATTACCGACGAACAGACGCTTCAGCTGAACCGAACCTTGGCCTTCGTGGTGGGGATTGGCTGA
- a CDS encoding ceramidase domain-containing protein: protein MIGLLTPSFTSKIWKSLDESHMNTHRPATDRIDMGRALFLTAVVSAILAVTLVCIGSGSGWPEPEQPPRQGEALDPVALPGDTAAHSSKALGRLVREPQNTWSNLAFVAVGAYLVAIGSNRVRGLAGASLICVGIGSFLYHASASRTLRHVDVAAMYGLYFATSALAVGSFHGVVGRLFDRRISVVVIGTILFGAGAATARNWVVFGVKPLALTNLTFVAATLLIGAVTVAVLRRKSRRVTLKGIGAVALFGMAVVFQVGDRPGGWLCNPGAAIQAHAMWHVFSALSLLLAVCVIAGGGFGRERGEVRPLRHSLNMDNSADLE, encoded by the coding sequence ATGATCGGGCTGCTGACCCCATCTTTCACCTCGAAGATCTGGAAATCGCTGGACGAGTCGCACATGAATACACACCGTCCTGCAACAGATCGCATCGACATGGGCCGGGCACTTTTCCTCACAGCGGTGGTTTCCGCGATCCTGGCGGTCACGCTCGTATGCATTGGGTCCGGTTCGGGCTGGCCGGAACCCGAACAACCGCCAAGGCAGGGGGAAGCCCTGGATCCGGTCGCCTTGCCGGGCGATACAGCCGCCCATTCAAGTAAGGCTCTGGGGCGCCTGGTCCGCGAACCTCAAAACACTTGGTCGAATCTGGCGTTTGTCGCGGTCGGTGCGTATCTCGTTGCAATTGGATCGAACAGAGTACGCGGACTGGCCGGCGCATCGTTGATCTGTGTCGGTATCGGCAGTTTTCTCTATCACGCCTCGGCCTCGCGTACCCTGAGGCACGTCGATGTCGCCGCCATGTATGGGCTCTATTTTGCGACCTCGGCGCTGGCGGTCGGCTCTTTCCACGGTGTGGTTGGTCGGTTGTTCGATCGGCGGATTTCTGTCGTGGTGATCGGCACAATCCTCTTTGGAGCCGGTGCGGCTACTGCTCGGAATTGGGTCGTCTTCGGTGTGAAGCCCCTGGCCCTGACGAACCTGACATTTGTGGCCGCGACTTTGTTGATCGGTGCCGTCACGGTGGCGGTGTTGCGGCGAAAGTCACGGCGAGTGACGCTGAAGGGTATTGGAGCCGTCGCGCTGTTCGGGATGGCGGTTGTCTTCCAGGTTGGGGATCGGCCGGGCGGGTGGCTCTGCAATCCTGGCGCCGCAATCCAAGCACATGCGATGTGGCATGTGTTTTCGGCTCTTTCGCTTCTTCTTGCTGTATGTGTGATTGCAGGTGGAGGATTCGGTCGCGAGCGCGGGGAAGTCAGGCCACTTCGACATTCTCTCAACATGGACAACTCGGCTGATCTTGAATGA